CCGGCCAGCAGGCAGGAGCCGTAGGAGGCATCGCAGCCGGAGGGCCGGATGATCTCCCGCCCAAAGACATCGGCCACGATCTGCGTCCACAGCTCGCTCTTGGCGCCGCCGCCAATCAGGCGCAGTTCATTCACGGGCAGCTGCATCTCTTCAATCGTGCGGAAGCAGTCGCGCAGGGAGAAGACGACCCCCTCCAGCAGGGCACGGATGAAGTCGTCGCGTGTGTGGCGCATGGTCGCGCCGACAAAGCTTGCCCGCAGCTTTGGGTCCCAGTACGGGGCGCGTTCACCTAAAAGATACGGGTGGAAAAAGAGACCATGTGCACCGGCGCTCGAACGCGCAGCAGCATCATCCATCAGGTCGTAAACCTTACGGCCCGTACGGGCGGCCTCGTCGATCTCGGCTTGGCCAAAAAGGTCGCGGAACCACCGCTGAGAGCGGGCGGCGCAATTTGTCGCCACCACCGTGAACCAAAGTCCCGGCACCACATGCGAATAGGTCAGTGTGCGAGCATTGGGCACGGGTTTGTCCGTCATGACATTGACGTTGCCCGCCGTAGCCATCTTGAGAATAAGGCTACCTGGCTCAATCGCGCCCGCGGCATAGTCTTCAATCGCAGCGTCGGATGTGCCGCATACGACCGGAATGCCTGCGGGCAGCCCAAACTCTCGGGCGGCCTGTTCAGTGATAGTACCCGTCACCGTCGTCGGGTTGACCAGATCAGGCAGGATCTCCTGCCGGATGCCTGCGAGCTCGCACAGCGGCTCGGACCAGTCCTGCCGCGCCATATCAAAAAAGAGCGTGCCCTGCGCCTCGATCTTATCCGTACAACACACGGCGGTGAGACGCCAGCGCACGTAATCTTTCACAAAGAGCATGTGCTCGGTCTTGCGTAGCGCCTCCGGCTCGTGCCGACTCAGCCAGAGCATCTGCGGCAGCGTCCAGGTCGGCGCGGCCATC
This genomic interval from Ruficoccus sp. ZRK36 contains the following:
- the xylB gene encoding xylulokinase; the protein is MYLLGIDIGTSGCKVTAIDASGVVHGEGFAEYESAQPHPGWAEQNPEDWCVAVRACLDQLREKIDLKKVDAIAVDGSTHNAVLLDKHMQPVRPVIMWTDQRSAAEAAELNAEHGELIFKTAYQMAAPTWTLPQMLWLSRHEPEALRKTEHMLFVKDYVRWRLTAVCCTDKIEAQGTLFFDMARQDWSEPLCELAGIRQEILPDLVNPTTVTGTITEQAAREFGLPAGIPVVCGTSDAAIEDYAAGAIEPGSLILKMATAGNVNVMTDKPVPNARTLTYSHVVPGLWFTVVATNCAARSQRWFRDLFGQAEIDEAARTGRKVYDLMDDAAARSSAGAHGLFFHPYLLGERAPYWDPKLRASFVGATMRHTRDDFIRALLEGVVFSLRDCFRTIEEMQLPVNELRLIGGGAKSELWTQIVADVFGREIIRPSGCDASYGSCLLAGVGTGVFSDERDAVKKCLREREPVKPQPDNVARYAKAFPLYTRIHDVLADVYREID